The following coding sequences are from one Zalophus californianus isolate mZalCal1 chromosome 5, mZalCal1.pri.v2, whole genome shotgun sequence window:
- the LOC113929250 gene encoding LOW QUALITY PROTEIN: glutamyl-tRNA(Gln) amidotransferase subunit A, mitochondrial-like (The sequence of the model RefSeq protein was modified relative to this genomic sequence to represent the inferred CDS: inserted 1 base in 1 codon; deleted 2 bases in 1 codon; substituted 1 base at 1 genomic stop codon), with amino-acid sequence MLGRTLREVSTALKQGHITATELCQKCLSLIKKTKFLNAYITVSEEVALKQAEESEKRYKKGHSLGDLDGIPVAVKDNFSTSSIEITCASNMLKGYVPPYNATVVQKLLDKGAVLMGKKNLDEFAMGSGSTNGVFGPVKNPWSYSKQYREKRKQKAHGENEDSNWLITGGSSGGSAAAVAAFTCFAALGSDTGGLTRNPAAHCGVVGFKPSYGLVSRHGLIPLVNSMDVPGILTRCVDDAAIVLGMLAGHDPXDSTTIQDPVKPFTLPTFADVNKLCIGIPKEYLAPELSSEVQSFWSKAANLFESEGVKVIEGSLPHTTSSIVCYHVLCTXEVASNMARFDGLEYGQRCDINVSTEAMYAATRWKGFNDVVRGRILSGNFFLLKENYENYFIKAQKVRRLIANDFVNVFNSGVDVLLTPTTLSEAVPYLEFIKEDNRTRSAQDDIFTQAVNMAGLPAVSVPVALSNQGLPIGLQFIGLAFCDQQLLTIAKWFEKQVQFPVIQLQELMDDCSSDFEIEKLSSVSLKQ; translated from the exons ATGCTGGGCCGGACCCTCCGAGAAGTTTCTACAGCACTGAAACAAGGCCACATTACTGCAACAGAGCTCTGTCAAAAATGTCTCTCCCTTATCAAGAAGACCAAATTTCTAAATGCTTACATTACTGTATCAGAAGAGGTGGCCTTAAAGCAAGCTGAAGAATCGGAGAAAAGATACAAGAAAGGTCACTCACTTGGGGATTTAGATGGAATTCCCGTTGCAGTAAAAGACAACTTTAGCACGTCCAGCATTGAGATTACATGTGCATCAAACATGCTGAAAGGTTATGTACCACCTTATAATGCTACAGTTGTTCAGAAGTTGTTGGATAAGGGAGCTGtcctgatggga aaaaaaaatttagatgagTTTGCAATGGGATCTGGAAGCACAAATGGTGTATTTGGACCAGTTAAAAACCCCTGGAGTTATTCAAAACAATatagagaaaagaggaagcagaaggccCATGGTGAGAATGAGGATTCAAATTGGCTTATAACTGGAGGAAGCTCAGGAGGGAGTGCGGCGGCGGTAGCGGCATTCACATGCTTTGCGGCTTTAGGATCAGACACAGGAGGATTGACCAGAAATCCAGCTGCGCACTGTGGAGTTGTTGGTTTCAAACCAAGCTATGGCTTAGTTTCTCGTCATGGCCTCATTCCGCTGGTGAATTCAATGGATGTGCCAGGAATCTTAACCAGATGTGTGGATGATGCAGCAATTGTGTTAGGTATGCTGGCTGGGCATGACC AAGATTCTACCACAATACAGGATCCTGTTAAACCATTTACACTTCCCACTTTTGCAGATGTGAACAAACTATGTATAGGAATTCCAAAGGAATATCTTGCACCAGAATTATCAAGTGAAGTGCAATCTTTTTGGTCCAAAGCTGCTAACCTCTTTGAGTCTGAGGGGGTCAAAGTAATCGAAGGGTCCCTGCCTCACACCACTTCCTCAATTGTCTGCTACCATGTATTGTGTACATAGGAAGTGGCATCAAATATGGCAAGATTTGATGGGCTAGAATATGGTCAGAGGTGTGACATCAATGTGTCTACTGAAGCCATGTATGCTGCAACCAGGTGGAAAGGGTTTAATGATGTGGTGAGAGGAAGAATTCTCTCaggaaattttttcttattaaaagaaaactatgagAATTATTTCATTAAGGCACAGAAAGTGAGACGACTCATTGCTAATGATTTTGTGAATGTTTTTAACTCCGGAGTGGATGTCTTGCTGACTCCCACCACCTTGAGTGAGGCGGTACCATACCTGGAGTTCATTAAAGAAGACAACAGGACACGAAGTGCCCAGGATGATATTTTTACACAGGCTGTAAATATGGCAGGATTGCCAGCAGTGAGTGTCCCTGTAGCCCTCTCAAACCAAGGTTTGCCAATAGGACTTCAGTTTATTGGACTTGCATTTTGTGACCAGCAGCTTCTTACAATTGCCAAGTGGTTTGAAAAACAAGTACAGTTTCCTGTTATTCAACTTCAAGAACTAATGGATGATTGTTCATCAGACTTTGAAATTGAAAAGTtatcttctgtttctctgaaacaGTAG